The Syngnathus typhle isolate RoL2023-S1 ecotype Sweden linkage group LG16, RoL_Styp_1.0, whole genome shotgun sequence genome includes a region encoding these proteins:
- the manea gene encoding glycoprotein endo-alpha-1,2-mannosidase gives MARFRRKQCAALLAVVLLVLIVTVALKLLVPEDNAFPDGKEPPLDQKDEGKESDVRPGLSKAARSEEDDKLAAILSKFPPPNYYLHAFYYIWYGNPSFDSKYIHWDHPRMRHWDPKVAERYPQDRHIPPDDIGANFYPELGPYSSRDSAVMEAHMQQLRTAAIGVIAVSWYPPHTKDDNGQPIDDIVPQLLDMAQRYHIKVTFHIEPYKGRDEVNMHGNVKYIIDKYGEHPAFFRYRTDMGKFLPLFYVYDSYLLNTEQWARLLRRTESGGIRDTPYDAVFLALLVEEKHQREVLSAGFDGIYTYFATNGFTYGATQRNWQALRAFCRDNGILFVPSVGPGYVDTGVRPWNFQNTRNRINGKYYETSLSAALEAKPDLLSVTSFNEWHEGTQIETAVPKSGSVLYLDYLPNKPTIYLEITRKWAAIFGDERGRRRE, from the exons ATGGCCCGGTTCCGACGTAAGCAGTGTGCGGCGTTGCTGGCTGTGGTCCTGCTCGTGCTCATCGTGACTGTAGCGCTCAAGTTGCTTGTCCCGGAAGACAATGCGTTTCCAGATGGCAAGGAGCCTCCCCTGGACCAGAAAGACGAGGGGAAGGAGAGTGACGTCCGACCCGGGTTGAGCAAAGCCGCCCGATCGGAAGAGGATGACAAACTGGCGGCCATACTAAGCAAGTTCCCCCCGCCAAACTACTACCTTCACGCCTTCTACTACATCTGGTACGGCAACCCCAGCTTTGACAGCAAATACATCCACTGGGACCACCCACGGATGCGGCACTGGGACCCCAAAGTGGCTGAGAGGTATCCACAAGACAGGCACATCCCGCCTGATGACATCGGGGCCAACTTCTACCCGGAGCTGGGGCCTTATAGCTCCCGGGACTCGGCTGTCATGGAGGCCCACATGCAGCAGCTGCGTACAGCTGCCATTG GGGTCATCGCCGTTTCCTGGTACCCGCCTCATACCAAGGATGACAACGGCCAGCCCATAGATGACATTGTGCCGCAGCTCCTGGACATGGCACAGCGCTACCACATTAAG GTGACTTTCCACATTGAGCCCTACAAAGGGAGAGATGAAGTCAACATGCATGGCAACGTCAAATACATTATTGACAA GTACGGCGAACACCCGGCCTTCTTCCGCTACCGCACCGACATGGGTAAGTTCCTCCCCCTATTCTACGTGTACGACTCGTACCTGCTGAACACGGAGCAGTGGGCCCGGCTGCTGCGGCGCACGGAGAGCGGCGGCATCCGCGACACCCCGTACGACGCCGTCTTCCTGGCTCTTCTGGTGGAGGAGAAGCACCAGCGCGAGGTGCTGAGCGCCGGCTTTGACGGCATCTACACCTACTTCGCCACCAACGGCTTCACCTACGGCGCGACTCAGCGCAACTGGCAGGCGCTACGGGCCTTCTGCCGCGACAACGGCATCCTCTTCGTCCCCAGCGTGGGACCGGGCTACGTGGATACGGGCGTGCGCCCGTGGAACTTCCAAAACACCAGGAACCGCATCAACGGCAAGTACTATGAGACCTCGCTGAGCGCCGCGCTGGAGGCCAAGCCCGATTTACTTTCCGTCACGTCCTTCAACGAGTGGCACGAGGGCACGCAGATCGAGACGGCCGTCCCCAAAAGCGGCTCGGTGCTCTATCTGGACTACCTGCCTAACAAGCCGACCATCTACTTGGAGATTACGCGTAAGTGGGCCGCCATATTTGGCGACGAGCGAGGAAGACGGCGGGAGTGA
- the fut9a gene encoding 4-galactosyl-N-acetylglucosaminide 3-alpha-L-fucosyltransferase 9, with product MSSAAVHRILRPLFWGTFILGCFVTLFLMYFKPSTSWLSGPVESNVSSEHVKGAFYSKVDRNITTVLIWFWPFGKTYDLNVCPSVFNIDGCLVTADRNLYNKSDGVLIHHRDIGSDLSNLPPLQRPSFQKWVWMNLESPSHSSQLAGIENIFNLTLNYRRDADIEVPYGSLLATESEGDFVPPSKNKLICWIVSNWNQEHVRVKYYNELYKHIEVHAYGQAFGEYIADQDFFPTIASCKFYLAFENSIHKDYITEKFYNPLAAGTVPVVLGPSRQNYENFVQGDAFIHVDDFASPKELADYLLLLDKNEEMYLRYFEWRRHFKVKISMFWAEHTCLACDYLRRHREYKTVKNLDKWFWG from the coding sequence ATGTCCTCGGCAGCCGTGCACAGAATCCTACGACCACTTTTTTGGGGCACCTTCATCCTCGGGTGCTTCGTGACTCTCTTCTTGATGTATTTTAAGCCGTCCACCAGCTGGCTGTCTGGTCCCGTGGAGTCCAATGTGTCCAGCGAGCATGTCAAGGGCGCCTTCTACTCCAAGGTTGACCGCAACATAACCACGGTGCTCATCTGGTTCTGGCCTTTCGGAAAGACGTACGACCTGAACGTGTGCCCGTCGGTCTTCAATATCGACGGCTGTTTGGTCACGGCCGACCGGAACCTCTACAACAAGTCCGACGGCGTTCTCATCCACCACCGGGACATCGGCTCCGACCTGTCCAACCTGCCGCCGCTTCAGCGTCCGTCCTTCCAGAAGTGGGTCTGGATGAACCTGGAGTCACCGTCACACTCTTCCCAACTGGCCGGCATCGAGAACATCTTCAACCTGACGCTCAACTACCGTCGCGACGCCGACATCGAAGTGCCTTACGGCTCCTTGTTGGCCACCGAGAGCGAGGGCGACTTTGTCCCGCCCAGCAAGAACAAGCTGATCTGCTGGATCGTGAGCAACTGGAACCAGGAGCATGTGCGCGTCAAGTACTACAACGAGCTGTATAAGCACATCGAGGTGCACGCGTACGGCCAAGCCTTCGGCGAGTACATCGCGGACCAGGACTTCTTTCCCACCATCGCCAGCTGTAAATTTTACCTGGCTTTTGAAAACTCCATCCACAAGGACTACATCACCGAGAAGTTCTACAACCCTCTGGCCGCGGGCACCGTACCCGTGGTGCTGGGCCCGTCTCGACAGAACTACGAGAACTTTGTCCAGGGGGACGCCTTCATTCATGTGGATGATTTCGCTTCGCCCAAGGAGCTGGCCGACTACCTTCTGCTCCTGGACAAGAACGAGGAGATGTATCTCAGATACTTTGAGTGGCGGCGGCACTTTAAGGTGAAGATATCGATGTTCTGGGCCGAGCACACGTGCCTGGCCTGCGACTACCTGCGCAGGCACAGGGAGTACAAGACGGTCAAGAACCTGGACAAGTGGTTCTGGGGCTGA